A stretch of DNA from Cannabis sativa cultivar Pink pepper isolate KNU-18-1 chromosome X, ASM2916894v1, whole genome shotgun sequence:
TGTTTTTTAACATAGAAGAGATGTTTGGATAGGATTAAGAAATATAAGCAAAAAAAACATAGAAGAATGAATGAGGTGATCATTTTgctaataataaatttgaagAAAACGAATTAGATGCAAAGTAGTAAgttcttttttctttccattAGAAAATACAAGGAGACGAAAATCAGATAGGATAAAATTATCCCCccccacaataaaaaaaaaaaaattatatcattgAATCCTATTCAATCCAATCCTGTTGTTGTAAGAATGTGAGCTTAGTACACATAATAAACCAGAAACAAGGAAAGTCCAAAGCTCGAACTTTAGACTTCCGCCTTAACCATTTCCCGCCCACACCACTTATAGCTTGTTTCAATTGTAGGATTAAGATGGTTCCCTATCATAACATACTTTCAGAACCATCTAGAAAGTAAGGATACTCCATTACAAGACATCAAGTGCTCGGCattataaaaagtaaaaaatgtgaGTTGCATGTAATTCGAAGTCAAAATTGCATCGATGGAAGTACTTTAATCATGAAAAACATTTTTCTGTTGGACAAGCTATAGGCTCAACACCTTGTACTCATATAGCATGGAAGTTGTCAACCAAGAATCATGTGTTAATGTTTCTAAACTTCAAAGAAGAATAAGAAAGAGCAAAGGAGAATAAGTATTGACCCTTCATCGTTCGAAGTCTGAAAATAGTATCTGATTATTGCAGTTTTCATCATCTAATAATGGATGGGAGCAAGACTAATGTAAAGTTGTAAACCTTTGTAGGAGGAGATAATTTCCTAATCAGAGAACATCTAACCCTGCAAAGTGAAGTAAAGGATAAAACCAGCACAGCAATGAAGAAGGTAAAATAAAACTAGTTTCACTCAATCAGTATCTCGTTATATCCGTGAAATTCAAGGGTGGGTGGGGACCTTAAACATATCTAAGCCGACTTCTGCCATATCTTTCTGATTGAAATCAGAGATATACACCTTAGAAACCATATAGTCAGTTCTGAGGGAATGCAGATTGAAATTTTAGGATTATATGACAGTTGACATGGAAGATCAAGGATGGATCCAAAGGAAAGAGGAATAAACAGAGCATAAAAGACTTCTGAGTTGTGCCCATTGCAGATACAGAAGAGTGAATTTTGTATTTTCTGGAGACTATATCGAGTAAAGGAACAATGGTATATAGATTGTGGAATGATTAACACCTTCCTTGTACTGACAACAGAAATACTCGAACCGTATGCCTTTTCTCGGACAATAAATTCAATGAATTaaacaaagcaaaaaaaaaaacttcatggCAGGAAAGCACTTGTGGAGCACTGTTTAACTGATGAGGAAGAGTAAACTCAAGCAGAGGATCAATCGATGGTGATTTATATACTAATACTGAGAACTGAGAAGGAGAAAATGAAATCATTTAAGAGTTAATGATCTGCGAGAAAAATTTATGACAAAACTTTCAAACCATGTTTGGACCTTGGTAAATCCAAagaaaaaatttgaaagaaaatacTTGGGGACAAAAATGGAGGAAAATATTTTTGGACAACTTCAATAAAaggctttttttttaatacttttttttcagtacatatttataatcattctaaatttcataaaattatactatttaTTGATTTAATCCAAAGTGAGAACTTGAAATGCAAggtctaaaactttaaattgaagaagaaaacttCAAGGGTACTACTCTCCTCCTAAAGGGAGCCACCTCACTAATTATTTAATGTTGAAACTTCAACAACCGTGATCTTTTTCTTTAAAACTTAGTGGTCGTGCTAACTCATCACTCTATTCTCATATGATGCAACACTCATTGTGGCAAAACATGGTAGCACAGCTTTTCCAAACATATGGTACGATGACATAAAGACATAAAGAAGATATACGATAGGCATCAAAGTTCGGGAAAATTGAGTATTGTAGGGGGTAATCTGATTCAAATAAGGATTCGTTTTCCCTTTCTTGGTATTTTTTACACTCATAAGCACTCTGAAATAAAGCATGTAAAAAACTAAGGATTTCCTTAATTCAGAAAGTTATCCCTgtcaattgattaatcaaaggATGATGTTTTCTGCCAAGGCACAAGTagtagtcacaaaaaaattgaaaaaaaatagaagattacttaaatatctttcCTTGTGTGATTAGAAGAAAAACTTGAAGtggcattaaaaaattcaaCACAATACTTTTTTTCCTGCATCGATCTGTTATGCACAGAATCAATATTTATCTCAAACCAATAAATACGACCATGCATAACAAGAGCAAAAAGGTAAGAGAAAGACATTTCATTTGATCTCCAAGATAAGACAATTGCCTTATTAATTTCCAAGTAATACTCAAACTTCTTTATAGCAAATAAGAATATAATAGAGTACATCCTAGACACCAATCAACACCATCAAAAGATGACTTGATCGAAATCCCAATGCAAGCTTCAATTTAGAAATGACTCATCAATAGGTGACCATACAATTTACTCGAACTATTGGATAATTGTTTTTTTGGATATTGAGGGAGGAGGGATTCAAACTTGGAACCTCCTCTTTGTGATGAGAGGTGTGAAACTACTAGGCTATGCCTATGAACTGTTGGATAATTAGTTAGAGAGAAGAATCTAAATCAAGAATGCATTAATTTTTGTTAGTGAAAAAAGATAATAGGACCACAATGGTTCTGGAACAATTAGATTTAAGGTACACAACAGTACTAACCAAAATTCTGCCATTTCACTGCTAGGAATCTGTTTAGACAATGACTCATAGAAGATCCTCAGGGGCTCTCTCTGTTAATAGGAAGCaaccaacaaaaaaacaaagatgAATGGAACTATATCGTATTAGACATCTTCCATAAAAaggggaaaaagaaaaaaggaaatttttggtTGCAAAGTCAGAAACCTCTTCAGGAGGATCAAATTTCTGGCCAGCCAAGGTATAAACTTTCTTCTGTTTCACCTTAGTAGTAacttttgatgttgttgctttTGATGACACTactgttgtttttgttttaacCTTCAAATTTGAACCATCAATATCAAATTAACACAATTACATAAGATTGGTATTGATACAgacccaattaaaaaaaaaaaagccatccaatctcaaccaattcaacatTATTCAAAAGAATCAATTCAGAAACCCTAAAGCcccaaatcaaaaaaaaaaaaaaagaagctaaTTTGCTCATACAAACATAACCCAAAAACACATTCGAAACAAGCTAAAGAAAAACAATCATTCCATAATTCAATCACCCAAGCACCAAAGATTATAACTTTACCAAACTAAATCAAAAGATTTCAAGTGGGTATACCTCAGTTTTCACAGTAGTTGTTATTGTTTTGGGCTTTGAATCAAAACTCTGCCGGCTCGAGCTCTCGATCTTCTTCCGATTAATAGAATGGTCAAATTTTCCCTTCGAAGAACCATCTTGGTTACTGGGTTTCAACTTCACCACAGCTGTTTTCGTCTCTGTAgccatatataatatgtatatatatatataatatatttgggTATTGATCTGGTTCAGGTCTTATCCAATTGAAAATTCTTCAATTTGAGCTAGCTCTTTTTCACTTTAATCAATAATTCAATGATTTTCTACAGAACCCAGATTAAATCTTCTCACAAAAAAGGTGAAAATCGtactagaaaattaaaattatcgaGATAGATTTTGGTTTGGTTTTCTCTGGGTGTTCTAATTGGGAAAGAAGTAGTTTCAGTACACAAAATGACCGAAATGCCCTTTTAACTTTCGAGGATAATTAGGGCAATTATGTCATTATCGagattattataaatttataaatggtAAGTGTAAAGCaatgaaataaatttttttttttaattttaaattataaattatataatattatcttttttaaagaaaatttaaatttacaaATCACCTATATATTTATACCAATGCAATTAGGATTAGGATTAATTaactatataaatttaattaacatCTAAGTGTAACACAACAAATTGAATTGTGACGAGTTTAAACAATATGGAGAGTGAAATTATTAGTGTAGTAATAGAGAATTTTGAATGGTTGAAACTTGCATTGATTGAGTACATAATACTCACATTTGCCCTATTAATAATCGGTATgtgtattataatttttatatggaCATGCTACATGATGTTGGATCGTGATGAAGAAGAAGTAGTAATTATTGGTGCAAAACGATATCGTATTATCCAATTATTAAGAGATTGTTTCATCAAAGATAATCAAGACGATAACCAAACTATAAGATATGGATTAGAAGATGAAGATTGTGCTATCtgtttggaaaaattatttgatGATGAGCCAACAACAATTAAAGAGGTTGTTGAATCGAAGTCATGCATGCATGTGTTTCACTTGCAATGTATCACTAAGTGGACTCAAACTGACAAAACATGTCCTCTTTGTCGTCTCCGTTTGCATCAATTGAATGTTATTGTTTGTAAAGTCTCTAAAAAATTTGTAGATAGTTGTGATGTTTTAGATAATATAGTTTAAATAAatcttttattttgaaatatgTACTTTTATAGAGattcattttaattataagaaaaattatatgtaagttaatttattatttagtcctttataaatatttttacactAATACGCcccattttatatataattttttgcatttttacttATTAATTTACATATCATTAAAAATACAGTGTGTGAGGATTAGTGgttattatattttcttagaAGAATCTAAACTTTCATATCACTATCAAACATAATTGTTGTATAAGTATTTGTCTGGAAATTGGAAACAATAAATAGtacacaataataaataaatgtgcTTGATTTGATAGCAGACAAAACAGAgaacataataaaataattaatcttcttcttcattattTCTGTCCCTTTATatgtacattaaaaaaaataataataattactctcaaattctcaatacATTAAATAATTTAGATTTATTCCTAATTACATTACATGGGTCTAATTTGATGAAGTCTATTGTACCAAATAGAGTGAAGTATCATatgaaaaatatcatatttgacAGGCTTAGGATTCCACAAAAAATGTTTTTGTACCTTTTTCACCATCATTTGCAACCTTCTATACTTCCTATCCGAGATCGAAACTAGAATGTTCTTCAAATTGGGAATGTCTTTCTCGGGTACAAAAACCGCGAAAGATTCCCAATTAAGAACTTCTAGAAACGGAGGTACAAAGTTGTCGGATATGATCACCGGGACACAATCGTAGAAAATCGCCTCTACAACTCTAGGACTATTGACTTCATACCCTTTTGCACAAATGCAATACTTGCTGCTCTTCATGTAGTTGACATATACTTTGTTGCCCTTCTTCCTAGGTAACTTACCGAAAATTTTCATGTCGGGGTCTTTATTTTCCCAATGCTGCAGCAGAATTGGCCGAACATAGCCGTGCATACTCCCCGCGAAGAATGCTAGGGTTGACCTCTTCGATGCAGGCTTGCCTCCAATATTTCGGAGGACATCTTTGGGTGAGTGAACATAGGTTTCGGGAAGGGACACATCTTTACCAAATACAAAACCTTCTTTCACATCAGCATTGCATAGAGCTCTAATGCATTTCCCCATATATCGCTTTGTCTCTGAAGGAGCCTGATTTTGTATATGATTCAAGAAAATTCAATTCTAACTATAAGAAAAAGTTATTACTAATACTAGGCATAGAACAAAGATTGATTATGTCACTACTTTGCAAAGATAAGTGAAcaattttatacaaaaaaaaataagtttatttttacCCAATTACTCTATCACTATTAGGGTATGtttgataaatatatattttttattgctATTTTgcaaaatgaatttttttaagaataaataGGTAGCCTTCTAAAGTTTGACAGAAAAAGAATCATGCTCGAGAATTATTACTGATGTTAAATACTCCCCCTCAAACTTCGAACATTagtgaaatataaaatttccgttaaataattagcaattttACTCTCGAAATTTTACCACTGTTAAATTGTATCCTTTTCATTTAACAAAAGTTTTGAGGCACAATTTAGCAGTGATAAAATGAGGGCGAAATATAgagtaaaattactaattatttaacaaaagtGTAACAAGAGTATTATGAATTTCTATCGTTCAAAATTGAGAGAAAATATTTAATATGACTAATAATTTGGGAGTACAATCTTATTAGTGACAAAGTTCAAGAACAAAATACCTATTTATTcttgttttaataattttcaaattagttTTTTCGACACAAATGACACCCTCTCTAGAAGATTACCTTGCAAAGGATTATCAAAAGAAGATGATTATACTACTCTTATCACATATGAAATTGAGAAAACATACCCAATCATGGCAAGCAACAAGGAAATGATCAGCTCCACCAGTTCTGTTCCAGTATGGATATTTTGTAGCAATAATGTCCAAGTAATTCTTCAGAAACTGTATGAGATTCTTATGACTATGTGAATCAACTACATATAAGGTTTCCTCTAACATTCTAGAGCTAAAAGGCAAGTAAAACATGTGAGCTTTCCTTGGATTTTTAGTAACAAATTGTCTATTGTTCTCAAGCTGTTTCATAAACCATCCTTCAGAAGCATATATTCCTGTGAGTACTGGTGTGTGTAGTATAGGCCTATCTCCTTCCTtgtaaatgtaaattttaagagtttgttcCATTAATTCATAACTCCTGCAAATATGTCAAAATCATtattaaaatcaaaattaaaggtGTGTTTGGAAACCCTTTTGTAATTGGAATGAGTGTAATTCgaagtaattacaaagtttgTCGTGTTTATTCAACTAGTATGTTTGgtagtaactgtgtaattgcTAAGCATTGTAATTCCTAATTACAAGGGTGTTAATTAGGCAGTCTGAATATAATACAAGGAATGTTTGAATTTGAtgtggtaattacatatgaattcctaatagCAAAATAGATAGTAATTacacatgaaaatagtattttttagtAGTTAATGTTTGAAATGGaaaatttttagtaattacacggTGTAATTACACTTATTCGTATGGGGGGCCgtgagaattggagagtgtaattaGAACCCCCTCAATTACTGCCAATTACATAGTTACAATTTAATTACATGGTTAGACAAACATATCAAATTCTGTAATTACCTTCAATTACACACAGATCCAATTAGACAGTGGCTTTCCAATACTAATAGCCCCGGATGAGAATTAAGAGTAATTACACTGTGCAATTACAGAATATTACTAATTTTAGATAATTACTACTCATTTGTCAAACACGAGAATAAGAATTCAAATATAACTACTACTTAGACATCTAAGCACATCTTGTATTTCAACACAGACTCTGTAATTACTCAGTTAgacagttacttccaaacaaACGCACTCTAAATCTTATAAGAGGTGATTAGAAGTAGCTAGCACTGAATCTA
This window harbors:
- the LOC115705467 gene encoding uncharacterized protein LOC115705467; amino-acid sequence: MATETKTAVVKLKPSNQDGSSKGKFDHSINRKKIESSSRQSFDSKPKTITTTVKTEVKTKTTVVSSKATTSKVTTKVKQKKVYTLAGQKFDPPEEREPLRIFYESLSKQIPSSEMAEFWMMEHGLLSPERSKKAFEKKQRRQKEIRSGIPMKPSKPLSRPESSQKKPLQKPQPKPQQQQKPQQKPQQQQLVSKKRVKSDDDTDDDDEDDDFILSPKRRKF
- the LOC115705475 gene encoding probable glycosyltransferase At5g03795; this translates as MKLFTKCQAETRRLIWTIGVMFSLVLIFQYFELPFGIFIPSLFPSVKVPLVEESKENGDLLPNHKIIDHNNSSIYNASNSNDTYLTQLNDTRISGSTPKESLDFEKHNKTDVDHGKINTTNSSFSVGSPPQDNSNTSLVVKKESPEPVHTELKQKGKTSSTNTAPKITKKPETPVLDVYSVSDMNKLLVKSQASYYSVIPKWPSATERELQAVTLQIENAPIVKNDPKLYAPLYRNVSIFKRSYELMEQTLKIYIYKEGDRPILHTPVLTGIYASEGWFMKQLENNRQFVTKNPRKAHMFYLPFSSRMLEETLYVVDSHSHKNLIQFLKNYLDIIATKYPYWNRTGGADHFLVACHDWAPSETKRYMGKCIRALCNADVKEGFVFGKDVSLPETYVHSPKDVLRNIGGKPASKRSTLAFFAGSMHGYVRPILLQHWENKDPDMKIFGKLPRKKGNKVYVNYMKSSKYCICAKGYEVNSPRVVEAIFYDCVPVIISDNFVPPFLEVLNWESFAVFVPEKDIPNLKNILVSISDRKYRRLQMMVKKVQKHFLWNPKPVKYDIFHMILHSIWYNRLHQIRPM